In Dehalococcoidia bacterium, a single window of DNA contains:
- a CDS encoding LysR family transcriptional regulator, whose protein sequence is MQPRAKLWLERDGRIVLSDYRVRLLRHIDETGSLAEAAERMHLSYRRAWGKVREIEQNSGMKLVESAAGGAGGGGSRLTAEGRRLVELYDRFRASVEQDMSREFGRVFDRDA, encoded by the coding sequence ATGCAACCGCGGGCGAAGCTCTGGCTCGAAAGGGACGGCCGCATCGTCCTCAGTGACTACCGTGTCCGCCTGCTCCGGCACATCGACGAGACAGGGTCGCTCGCGGAGGCGGCAGAACGCATGCATCTCTCCTATAGACGGGCCTGGGGCAAAGTCCGCGAGATCGAACAGAACAGCGGCATGAAACTCGTCGAGAGCGCCGCGGGCGGCGCCGGCGGCGGCGGGTCGCGCCTGACCGCCGAGGGCCGCCGTCTCGTCGAGCTGTACGATCGCTTTCGGGCGTCTGTCGAGCAGGACATGTCGCGCGAATTTGGACGCGTCTTCGACAGAGACGCCTGA
- a CDS encoding substrate-binding domain-containing protein has translation MFRKHWLLAAVALLILTVAVACDDDEETSGADSMPAAGASPQATKASGDVILATTTSTQDSGLLDVLVPMFEDESGYNVQIIAVGSGAAIEQGSRGDADLVLVHSPAAEQRMVDEGNGIERTLIMHNDFIIVGPESDPAGIAAAATLNDAMTAISSTESQFISRGDESGTNALELSLWEDAGIDPSGGWYEKSGQGMGATLQIAGQRQGYTISDRATYLSQQDTLDLAILLEGESALLNVYHTIVVDPDVHGNVNVDGARAFAAFLVREDVQQVIGEFGVEDYGEPLFFPDAGKPEPTG, from the coding sequence GTGTTCAGGAAGCACTGGCTGCTCGCGGCCGTCGCGTTGCTCATACTCACCGTCGCTGTCGCGTGCGACGATGACGAAGAAACGTCGGGAGCGGACAGCATGCCTGCGGCCGGCGCGTCGCCCCAGGCGACCAAGGCCAGCGGCGATGTGATCCTCGCCACCACGACGAGCACGCAAGACAGCGGTCTGCTCGATGTCCTTGTGCCGATGTTCGAAGACGAGAGCGGCTACAACGTCCAGATCATCGCCGTCGGTTCCGGCGCCGCGATCGAACAGGGATCGCGCGGTGACGCCGACCTGGTGCTGGTACATTCGCCGGCGGCCGAGCAGCGCATGGTCGATGAGGGCAATGGCATCGAGCGGACGTTGATCATGCACAACGACTTCATCATCGTCGGGCCGGAGTCCGATCCGGCAGGGATCGCCGCCGCCGCGACCCTTAACGACGCGATGACGGCAATCTCGTCGACCGAGTCCCAATTCATCAGCCGCGGTGACGAGTCCGGCACCAATGCGCTCGAGCTGAGCCTCTGGGAGGACGCAGGCATAGACCCGTCGGGTGGCTGGTACGAAAAGAGCGGACAGGGCATGGGCGCCACGCTCCAGATCGCCGGCCAGCGGCAGGGGTACACCATCAGTGATCGGGCGACGTACCTGTCACAGCAGGACACACTCGACCTGGCGATCCTGCTCGAAGGCGAGTCGGCGCTGCTCAACGTCTACCACACGATCGTCGTCGACCCGGACGTCCACGGCAACGTCAACGTGGACGGCGCGCGTGCGTTCGCGGCGTTCCTCGTGCGCGAAGACGTGCAGCAGGTCATCGGGGAGTTCGGTGTCGAAGACTACGGCGAACCGCTGTTTTTCCCGGATGCCGGCAAGCCTGAACCTACCGGCTGA
- a CDS encoding ABC transporter permease, with protein MEFVWDALREAIRLLANNDEHVYEVAWRSLRVSGTATILALMIGVPVGALLAFNQFRGRLVALSLVNTGMGMPPIVVGLIVVLLLWRSGPLGALDLVYTTEGMIIAQTIIATPIIIGFTAASMSALPSKLRLQVYALGASRLQMLWLLVREVRLPLLAAIMTAFGAAISEVGASVMVGGNLEGETRVLTGAILLEHSQGDFGPALAFGIILLALMVAVNALFTWVQYGLRRDRWQAEGGATAEEALTPNPTWFRT; from the coding sequence ATGGAATTCGTGTGGGACGCTCTTCGAGAAGCGATACGGCTGCTGGCGAACAACGACGAGCACGTGTACGAGGTGGCGTGGCGGTCGCTGCGGGTCTCGGGGACGGCGACGATCCTCGCGCTGATGATCGGCGTACCGGTCGGCGCGTTGCTGGCGTTCAACCAATTCCGCGGGCGGCTGGTGGCGCTCTCGCTGGTGAATACGGGCATGGGGATGCCACCTATCGTCGTGGGGCTCATCGTCGTCTTATTGCTGTGGCGCAGCGGCCCGCTGGGTGCGCTCGATCTCGTCTACACGACTGAGGGGATGATCATCGCGCAGACGATCATCGCCACTCCGATCATCATCGGGTTTACCGCTGCATCGATGTCCGCGCTTCCGTCGAAGCTGCGGCTGCAGGTCTACGCATTGGGTGCGTCGCGGCTGCAGATGCTCTGGCTCCTGGTGCGCGAGGTGCGGCTGCCGTTGCTCGCCGCGATCATGACGGCCTTCGGCGCCGCGATCTCGGAGGTCGGCGCGTCGGTGATGGTCGGCGGCAACCTGGAGGGCGAGACGCGCGTGCTGACGGGCGCCATCCTCCTCGAACATAGCCAGGGCGACTTCGGTCCGGCGCTCGCGTTCGGCATCATCCTGCTTGCGTTGATGGTGGCGGTGAACGCACTCTTCACATGGGTGCAGTACGGGCTTCGGC